A section of the Bacteroidales bacterium genome encodes:
- the gap gene encoding type I glyceraldehyde-3-phosphate dehydrogenase, with translation MAKIKVAINGFGRIGRITYRQILKQNDIEVVAINDLTDSKTLAHLLKYDSVHGKFQGDVSAEEGYLIVNGNKIKIFAEKDPANLPWKDLGVSIVIECTGVFRNREKLTRHLTAGAKKVVLSVPADSKEDVDITVVLGVNDDKIKPEHQLISNASCTTNCLAPVVKVLHENFGIIRGLMNTIHSYTNDQVILDFPHKDLRRARAAAMSIIPTKTGAAKAVGLVMPELDKKLDGFSMRVPTPDGSVVDLTCELSKKVSKEEINEAMKKAAQGSLKGIMEYCTDPIVSCDIVGNPHSSIFDSLLTQVLDGNFIKVVSWYDNELGYSTRLVDLVKKIS, from the coding sequence ATGGCAAAAATAAAAGTTGCAATCAATGGTTTCGGAAGAATCGGAAGAATTACTTACAGGCAGATTCTGAAACAAAATGATATTGAAGTAGTGGCAATAAACGACCTAACCGATAGTAAAACTCTTGCCCATTTATTAAAATACGATTCGGTTCATGGAAAATTTCAGGGTGATGTTAGCGCAGAAGAAGGATATTTAATTGTTAACGGAAATAAAATAAAAATATTTGCTGAAAAAGATCCCGCTAATTTACCATGGAAAGATTTAGGTGTATCAATAGTTATTGAATGTACCGGCGTTTTTCGTAACAGGGAAAAACTTACCAGGCATTTAACTGCCGGAGCAAAAAAAGTTGTTCTTTCAGTTCCTGCAGATAGTAAAGAAGATGTTGATATTACTGTGGTTCTAGGTGTAAATGATGATAAAATTAAACCAGAACATCAATTGATTTCGAATGCATCATGTACTACTAACTGTCTTGCTCCTGTAGTGAAAGTGTTACATGAAAACTTTGGAATTATACGTGGATTAATGAATACCATTCATTCTTATACTAATGATCAGGTTATTCTTGATTTTCCTCATAAAGATTTACGCAGGGCAAGAGCTGCTGCTATGTCTATCATTCCAACAAAAACAGGTGCAGCTAAAGCAGTTGGTTTAGTTATGCCTGAACTTGATAAAAAATTGGATGGTTTCTCTATGCGAGTACCTACACCTGACGGTTCAGTTGTTGATTTAACTTGCGAGCTTTCAAAGAAAGTTTCGAAAGAAGAAATCAATGAAGCGATGAAAAAAGCAGCACAAGGTTCTTTAAAGGGAATAATGGAATATTGCACAGATCCTATTGTAAGTTGTGATATTGTTGGCAATCCTCATTCATCAATTTTTGATTCACTATTAACCCAGGTACTTGATGGTAATTTTATTAAAGTCGTTTCATGGTATGATAATGAACTGGGTTACTCCACACGATTAGTAGATTTAGTAAAAAAGATTTCTTAA
- a CDS encoding T9SS type A sorting domain-containing protein, giving the protein MKKIYFILILLPFLFSFQVFSQSFKDEAIINKEKINIFSYPNPANKILTFSFTGIELSKTEIEIFELTGQPVMKVKPDNEQYTIDVLNLKEGIYFYKIIYNGEIITTEKFVVLRK; this is encoded by the coding sequence ATGAAAAAGATATACTTCATACTTATACTTCTTCCATTTCTATTTTCATTTCAAGTTTTCTCTCAATCTTTCAAGGATGAAGCTATTATAAACAAAGAGAAAATAAATATTTTTTCATATCCCAATCCGGCAAATAAAATTTTAACATTTTCATTTACAGGAATTGAATTAAGCAAAACAGAAATTGAAATATTTGAACTTACAGGACAGCCGGTAATGAAAGTAAAACCGGACAACGAGCAATATACTATTGATGTGCTGAACCTGAAAGAAGGAATTTACTTTTATAAAATCATATATAATGGTGAGATTATTACAACCGAAAAATTTGTAGTCTTAAGGAAGTAG
- a CDS encoding M1 family aminopeptidase, with protein sequence MKKPLLFIFLSVVFITGKIFAQDPPQMKKGFVMTKDFINPYTVQDKIYKSKSSKVVTFHTFDVLHYKLELNFHDNYSSPYLHSYNGIETITVLADSLLSCIKLNAIDSFLTVDSVKLAGTSFIHQNDTLTVLLDSTYNPGDTIDVKIYYRHNDVIDYAFYTGNGFVYTDCSPEKARSWFPCWDKTFDKATFEVFVDAEKDVELCSNGALVDSLTTNDTLRYHWKSANPVATFIMAILSNQNYNVSEIYWKKPSNNNDSIPVIFYYNNGEDISPLKDVMLEMTDYFSSIYGEYPFQKIAWATLDSQFPWAGMENQTIISLYAKGWADKTTTTHEFAHHWFGDLITPATWSDIFLKEGFAQYSVFLWNEHLGGESGYNTAMNNVLGDYFYFNPVPAWPISDSSWATTTPPSTILFDYGITYCKSPFVLHMLRNIVGDSIFFAIIKDYATDPNLMFKAATINDFCNKVSAHYSADLSWFFNEWLKQPNHPNYSNHYNVEDSSGTWKVQITTEQIQTNAPFFKMPLEWEIDFSDFTDTIVHVMNDQNNQTYTYYFSKEPISIIFDPKSKVLPKVEAYPDYCTGTTVLTALSDTITDGSGITNYDNNSNCKWDIVPTDAATVTLHFNRFNLEPVNDKVRILDIDNPSVPLGIYSGTTIPPDITSPSGKMRIIFTSNTSITASGFEATYFVPNVGIENYIMTENIKVFPNPVNNDLYFSFDGMDISKVNVEIFEPSGKSIIATKPDNMQFKINVSGLNEGIYFYKIVFEGEVVKNGNFVIIRN encoded by the coding sequence ATGAAAAAACCCTTACTTTTTATTTTTTTATCTGTTGTATTTATAACAGGAAAAATATTTGCGCAGGACCCCCCTCAAATGAAGAAAGGTTTTGTAATGACAAAAGATTTTATCAATCCATATACAGTTCAAGATAAAATCTATAAATCAAAATCTTCAAAAGTTGTAACTTTTCATACATTCGATGTTTTACATTACAAATTGGAACTCAACTTTCATGATAATTATTCTTCACCGTATTTGCACAGTTATAATGGTATTGAAACCATTACTGTTTTAGCCGATTCATTATTGAGCTGCATTAAATTGAATGCAATCGATAGTTTCCTTACTGTTGATTCTGTAAAACTTGCTGGAACATCATTTATTCATCAGAACGATACATTAACAGTATTATTAGATTCTACATATAATCCAGGTGATACAATTGATGTGAAAATATATTACAGGCATAATGATGTAATTGATTATGCATTTTATACCGGTAATGGTTTTGTGTATACGGATTGTTCGCCAGAAAAAGCAAGGAGCTGGTTTCCTTGTTGGGATAAAACTTTCGACAAAGCTACTTTTGAAGTCTTTGTTGATGCAGAAAAAGATGTTGAGTTGTGTTCTAATGGCGCATTGGTAGATAGCCTTACTACTAATGATACTTTGAGGTATCATTGGAAAAGCGCGAATCCTGTGGCAACTTTTATTATGGCAATTCTATCAAATCAAAACTATAATGTTTCTGAAATCTACTGGAAGAAACCTTCAAATAATAATGATAGCATTCCTGTGATTTTTTATTACAATAATGGTGAAGATATAAGTCCGCTAAAAGATGTGATGCTTGAAATGACTGATTATTTTTCTTCCATTTACGGTGAATACCCTTTTCAAAAAATCGCATGGGCTACGTTGGACAGCCAGTTTCCATGGGCAGGGATGGAAAATCAAACAATAATAAGTTTATATGCAAAAGGCTGGGCAGATAAAACTACAACAACTCATGAATTTGCACATCACTGGTTTGGTGATTTGATAACGCCTGCAACATGGTCAGATATTTTTCTGAAAGAAGGATTTGCCCAGTATTCTGTATTTCTTTGGAATGAACATTTAGGTGGAGAAAGCGGATATAACACAGCAATGAATAATGTATTAGGTGATTATTTTTATTTTAACCCCGTTCCGGCATGGCCTATAAGTGATAGCTCGTGGGCAACAACAACACCGCCTTCAACAATATTGTTTGATTATGGAATTACATATTGTAAATCTCCTTTTGTTTTGCATATGCTTCGTAATATTGTTGGCGATAGTATTTTCTTTGCTATCATTAAAGATTATGCAACTGACCCTAACCTGATGTTTAAGGCCGCAACTATCAATGATTTTTGTAATAAGGTAAGTGCGCATTACAGTGCAGATTTATCATGGTTCTTCAATGAATGGCTGAAACAACCGAATCACCCGAATTATAGCAATCATTATAATGTTGAGGATTCATCGGGTACTTGGAAAGTGCAGATTACAACCGAGCAGATTCAAACTAATGCTCCATTTTTCAAAATGCCTCTTGAATGGGAAATCGATTTTAGTGATTTTACTGATACCATTGTGCATGTCATGAACGACCAGAATAATCAAACTTACACATATTATTTTTCAAAAGAACCAATATCAATTATTTTTGACCCGAAATCTAAAGTGCTGCCTAAAGTGGAAGCCTATCCTGATTATTGCACTGGAACAACAGTATTGACAGCACTTTCAGATACTATTACCGATGGTAGCGGAATTACAAATTATGATAATAATTCAAATTGTAAATGGGACATTGTTCCCACTGATGCTGCAACGGTAACACTTCATTTCAATCGCTTCAACCTTGAACCTGTAAATGATAAAGTACGTATACTTGATATCGATAATCCTTCCGTGCCACTTGGAATTTATTCGGGAACAACAATTCCTCCTGATATTACTTCTCCCAGCGGGAAAATGAGAATTATTTTTACTTCCAACACATCTATTACTGCTTCGGGTTTTGAGGCTACATATTTTGTCCCGAATGTTGGTATTGAAAATTACATCATGACAGAAAATATAAAAGTATTTCCTAATCCGGTAAATAATGATTTATATTTTTCATTCGATGGAATGGATATCAGTAAAGTGAATGTTGAGATTTTTGAACCATCAGGAAAATCAATAATCGCAACAAAACCTGATAATATGCAATTCAAAATAAATGTATCCGGTTTAAACGAAGGGATATATTTTTATAAAATAGTTTTCGAAGGCGAAGTTGTTAAAAATGGAAACTTTGTCATAATAAGAAATTAA
- a CDS encoding dipeptidase — translation MEDLKKYIESNSKQFLNELFEFLRIPSVSAKPEHKDDMYKACDYIKNKLMNAGADTVEIINTKGHPIVYGEKIIDKTKPTVLVYGHYDVQPPEPLDLWKSKPFEPEIRDERIYARGADDDKGQLFMHIKAFEYLVSKNKLLCNVKFMFEGEEEVGSVNLEEFCKNNKERLKCDIILVSDTAMIAQNTPSITVGLRGLTYMEVEVTGPCRDLHSGHFGGAVANPANILAKMIASLTDNDNCITIPGFYDDVLILTDAERTEINKAPFDMEHYKKQIAINEVQGEKGYTTIERVGIRPSLDVNGMWSGYIGEGAKTVLPSKAGAKISMRLVPNQNPEKIAKLFEKYFLSIAPNSVNVTVKSLHGGNGFVAPTNTIGYAAASKAFETTYNKKPIPVRGGGSIPIISLFEKELGAKSILMGFGLESDAIHSPNESFTLYNFYKGIETIPYFYKYFAEMMK, via the coding sequence ATGGAAGATTTAAAAAAATATATTGAATCAAATAGCAAGCAATTTTTAAATGAGTTATTTGAATTTCTAAGAATACCATCTGTAAGTGCTAAGCCTGAGCATAAAGATGACATGTATAAAGCCTGCGATTATATTAAAAATAAACTAATGAACGCAGGTGCTGATACTGTTGAAATCATTAATACCAAAGGTCATCCTATTGTATATGGAGAAAAAATCATTGATAAAACGAAACCTACCGTTTTAGTATATGGGCATTATGATGTACAACCACCCGAACCCCTGGATTTATGGAAAAGCAAGCCATTTGAACCCGAAATCAGAGATGAGCGAATATACGCTCGCGGCGCTGATGACGACAAAGGCCAGTTATTCATGCATATAAAAGCTTTTGAATACCTTGTTTCAAAAAACAAACTTTTATGTAATGTAAAATTTATGTTCGAAGGGGAAGAAGAAGTGGGTTCGGTGAATCTTGAAGAATTTTGTAAAAACAATAAAGAAAGACTGAAATGTGATATAATCCTTGTTTCGGATACAGCTATGATTGCTCAGAACACTCCAAGTATTACAGTTGGGTTGCGAGGGTTAACCTATATGGAGGTAGAAGTAACCGGACCTTGTCGCGACTTGCATTCAGGACATTTCGGTGGAGCAGTTGCAAATCCGGCAAATATACTTGCCAAGATGATAGCATCATTAACCGATAATGATAATTGCATTACTATACCCGGATTTTACGATGATGTTTTAATTTTGACAGATGCTGAAAGAACCGAAATAAATAAAGCACCATTTGATATGGAGCATTATAAAAAGCAAATTGCAATCAATGAAGTACAGGGTGAAAAAGGATATACGACCATTGAACGTGTGGGTATAAGACCATCTCTGGATGTAAACGGTATGTGGAGTGGATATATTGGCGAAGGTGCAAAGACTGTTCTACCATCAAAAGCTGGTGCAAAAATTTCGATGCGCCTGGTACCCAATCAAAACCCTGAAAAAATTGCAAAACTTTTTGAAAAATATTTTTTATCCATTGCTCCCAATAGTGTAAATGTTACTGTAAAATCATTACACGGAGGTAATGGTTTTGTTGCTCCCACAAATACAATTGGATATGCAGCCGCAAGTAAAGCTTTTGAAACCACTTATAACAAGAAACCAATACCTGTAAGAGGCGGTGGAAGTATCCCTATAATTTCGTTATTTGAAAAAGAACTGGGAGCAAAATCTATACTTATGGGATTTGGCCTGGAATCGGACGCTATTCATTCTCCAAACGAAAGTTTTACATTATACAATTTCTATAAAGGTATTGAAACCATTCCATACTTTTATAAATATTTTGCCGAAATGATGAAATAG
- a CDS encoding choice-of-anchor L domain-containing protein, with product MKIKGIINIVICIFIISNVEAQLSVNTSLTPQQLVQDVLVGSGVAVSNVTYNGSSNSIGYFTTDTIPTNLGLSGGIIMATGLVNGDGANNEYPIGSVAGNKNSYALGTGSDPDLDSLIPGYKTKDASILEFDFIPLSDTIKFRYVFASEEYPEWVGSHFNDVFGFFISGQNPDGGTYTNYNIAMIPGTSTPVTINNVNGSSYSQYYVDNESGLSIVYDGFTTVITAWCKVTPCISYHIKLAVGDASDSVLDSAVFLEESSFSSNAVGMNTTYSTNVDNMAIEGCNDAIIKFSLSHTTTSPLTIDYTITGTALNGIDYTTIPSSVTILPGQNSTELIISPINDGITEGIETVIITIQTSICGGLQADTVYIRDNTQIIAIAGNDTAICPGFDITLTSSANGGIQPYSYNWSNSAGANSEVTVTPTANTIYIVTISDVCGNTSTDNIAVSLINEGLIVSDDTTICNSGTITLSASGSANYQWSNGITGATNTVSPLQTTVYYVTATNVCSVFDSVVVSVRAPASIIASSASQSICYGSGVSLNVTGGVSYIWSSSPIDSSLVGQDTDASPVVFPIQSTLYTVVGTDEYGCLNTSYVPVIVYSIPIADFSISDSGGCVPVMVSFSNHSQSTDATTHYLWKFGDGAVSSIENPLHTYNTAGIYSVTLITTNGSYCSDTMTLQQIMHIYPLPKAYFAPHPDVVSIFDPVIAFYDESDNAVQREWNMGNGDISTQEHFFYTYSDTGTYLVTLTVWNEYGCVDSTYNYVVVQPDNTIFVPNAFTPNNDSKNDEFKAYGIGLLDYNLKIFNSFGNLIFETNDINEGWNGSTPEGKAPEGVYVYVIKYTDALKKFHNIYGRISLIR from the coding sequence ATGAAAATAAAGGGAATAATAAATATTGTCATTTGTATTTTTATTATCTCAAATGTTGAGGCACAACTTTCCGTTAACACATCTTTAACACCGCAACAGTTAGTACAAGATGTATTAGTTGGTTCTGGTGTAGCTGTGAGTAATGTTACATATAATGGTTCGTCAAACTCTATAGGATATTTTACAACAGATACAATCCCAACTAATCTCGGGTTATCTGGGGGGATAATTATGGCAACAGGGCTTGTTAATGGAGATGGAGCTAATAACGAGTATCCTATAGGTTCAGTTGCGGGAAACAAGAATTCGTATGCTTTAGGAACGGGTAGCGATCCGGATCTTGATAGTTTAATACCCGGTTATAAAACAAAAGATGCAAGTATATTGGAATTTGATTTTATTCCTTTATCTGATACGATCAAGTTTCGTTATGTATTCGCTTCAGAGGAATACCCGGAGTGGGTAGGGTCGCATTTTAATGATGTTTTTGGGTTTTTTATTTCAGGTCAAAATCCTGATGGTGGAACTTATACTAATTATAATATTGCAATGATCCCCGGAACTTCTACTCCTGTAACTATAAATAATGTAAACGGATCTTCATATTCTCAATACTATGTTGATAATGAAAGTGGTTTATCAATTGTATATGATGGTTTTACAACTGTAATTACAGCATGGTGTAAAGTTACGCCTTGTATTTCATATCATATTAAATTGGCAGTAGGTGATGCCAGTGATTCGGTTTTAGATTCTGCGGTTTTTCTTGAAGAAAGCAGTTTCTCAAGTAATGCAGTGGGCATGAATACTACTTATTCAACAAATGTTGATAACATGGCCATTGAAGGTTGTAACGATGCAATTATAAAATTTTCATTGAGTCATACTACCACTTCACCTTTAACTATTGATTATACTATTACTGGGACAGCTTTAAATGGGATAGATTATACAACAATACCTTCAAGTGTTACAATTCTCCCCGGACAAAATTCTACAGAACTTATAATTTCTCCAATTAATGATGGTATTACCGAAGGTATTGAAACTGTAATTATTACTATTCAGACATCTATTTGCGGAGGGTTACAGGCAGATACAGTATATATCCGCGATAATACACAGATTATTGCTATAGCCGGGAACGATACCGCCATATGCCCCGGTTTTGATATAACCCTTACATCAAGCGCAAATGGTGGGATACAGCCTTATTCATATAATTGGAGTAATTCAGCTGGAGCAAATAGTGAGGTAACGGTTACTCCCACAGCTAATACTATATATATTGTTACCATTAGTGATGTATGTGGGAATACATCAACGGATAATATAGCGGTATCATTAATAAATGAAGGGCTTATAGTTAGCGATGATACGACTATTTGTAACAGTGGTACTATTACTCTTTCTGCATCCGGAAGTGCAAATTACCAATGGAGTAACGGAATTACAGGGGCTACAAATACAGTAAGTCCATTACAAACCACTGTTTATTATGTTACGGCCACTAATGTATGTTCTGTCTTTGATTCAGTTGTTGTATCAGTAAGAGCTCCGGCATCAATTATTGCTTCGTCAGCTTCTCAATCAATTTGTTATGGCTCAGGAGTATCATTGAATGTTACAGGTGGAGTTTCATATATATGGTCTTCGAGTCCTATAGATTCTTCATTAGTAGGTCAGGATACAGATGCCAGTCCCGTGGTTTTTCCAATACAATCTACATTATATACTGTAGTAGGAACCGATGAATATGGTTGCTTAAACACGTCTTATGTGCCAGTGATTGTTTATTCAATACCGATAGCCGATTTTTCTATTTCTGATTCCGGTGGTTGTGTTCCTGTAATGGTATCTTTTAGTAATCATTCGCAAAGTACAGATGCTACTACTCATTATCTATGGAAATTTGGCGATGGTGCAGTTTCTTCTATAGAAAATCCGCTACACACATATAATACAGCTGGAATATATAGTGTAACATTAATTACCACAAATGGAAGTTATTGTTCTGATACAATGACTCTACAGCAAATCATGCATATATACCCGTTGCCAAAGGCTTATTTTGCTCCTCATCCTGATGTGGTATCAATTTTTGATCCTGTTATAGCATTTTATGATGAATCGGATAATGCAGTACAGCGTGAATGGAACATGGGTAACGGTGATATATCTACTCAGGAACATTTTTTTTATACCTATTCTGATACAGGAACTTATTTGGTAACATTAACCGTATGGAATGAATATGGTTGTGTTGATTCTACATACAATTATGTTGTTGTTCAACCGGATAATACCATTTTTGTTCCCAATGCATTTACTCCTAATAATGATTCAAAAAATGATGAATTCAAAGCCTACGGTATAGGATTACTTGATTATAATTTGAAAATTTTTAACAGTTTTGGAAATTTGATTTTTGAAACCAATGATATTAATGAAGGATGGAATGGCTCTACACCAGAAGGCAAAGCTCCTGAAGGGGTTTATGTATATGTTATAAAATATACAGACGCTTTAAAGAAGTTTCATAATATTTATGGCCGTATTAGTCTGATAAGATAG